A stretch of Megalobrama amblycephala isolate DHTTF-2021 linkage group LG14, ASM1881202v1, whole genome shotgun sequence DNA encodes these proteins:
- the LOC125245082 gene encoding uncharacterized protein LOC125245082: MQALSGCRRPPPYNAAGEEEVGQVPVAGSSAEPCSRKGEVKTEDESSDDDEDERDAGVYQEVRRLLNEAMTPELREPLSRVFKGVKRKAGKPPLTYPMKTRSVSVIGKKTEKTCNLPMLQFPGAEGPVWVERPWDLEELRNVTAALPDPEKGVERFISAVTNVDVTYKPTGRDWSAIFSARLGLKWTEVRGAGEDAFNPALQRLDEGRTETQEWRVQWTAMLERLRLAYPLRPDWAAIANTKQLKGETVTAYLARLKTVVDECAGLPEGTDNTGVLKYHFVNGLLPNIQKAVKLTCIGWEAQNLEVVMQHAKHAEQNDEKRNTEKQQKLENAQYMFYQSQSNNQMPRDDNYQEARRGRGRGRGRWNAQNGRIGDRDRCRICGQRGHWSRECPDNPSNFPQQQQYQNNFRQQPQQSYPQQRQNYREQQHTSSFPPPPPTASSTA; encoded by the coding sequence ATGCAGGCATTGAGTGGGTGCAGGCGGCCCCCGCCATACAATGCTGCGGGAGAAGAGGAAGTTGGACAAGTGCCAGTGGCTGGGAGCTCTGCAGAGCCATGCTCCAGGAAAGGGGAAGTGAAGACAGAGGATGAGAGCTcagatgatgatgaggatgagAGGGATGCAGGGGTTTATCAGGAAGTTCGAAGACTCCTGAACGAGGCGATGACACCTGAGTTGCGTGAGCCCCTAAGCCGCGTATTCAAGGGGGTGAAAAGAAAAGCTGGAAAACCACCTCTCACATACCCAATGAAAACTCGGTCGGTCTCTGTGATTGGGAAAAAGACTGAGAAAACTTGTAATTTGCCTATGCTTCAGTTTCCAGGTGCTGAAGGGCCAGTGTGGGTGGAGAGACCTTGGGATTTGGAAGAGCTTCGGAATGTGACAGCTGCACTCCCAGATCCAGAAAAAGGGGTAGAACGGTTTATAAGTGCAGTTACAAATGTTGATGTAACTTATAAACCCACAGGTCGAGACTGGTCAGCAATATTCAGTGCAAGACTGGGATTGAAGTGGACAGAAGTGCGTGGAGCAGGCGAAGACGCTTTCAACCCCGCCCTGCAGCGTCTGGATGAAGGAAGAACTGAAACTCAGGAGTGGAGAGTTCAATGGACAGCAATGCTTGAGAGACTGAGACTGGCTTACCCACTGCGGCCAGACTGGGCAGCGATTGCCAACACGAAGCAGTTGAAAGGTGAGACTGTCACTGCTTATCTTGCGAGACTAAAGACTGTTGTTGATGAATGTGCAGGTCTTCCAGAAGGAACCGACAACACGGGAGTTCTGAAATACCATTTTGTAAATGGCCTGCTTCCAAACATACAGAAAGCTGTCAAATTGACCTGCATTGGATGGGAAGCTCAGAATCTGGAAGTGGTGATGCAACATGCCAAGCATGCTGAGCAGAATGACGAAAAGAGGAACACAGAGAAACAGCAGAAGTTGGAGAATGCTCAGTACATGTTTTACCAGTCCCAGTCCAACAACCAAATGCCAAGAGATGACAATTATCAAGAGGCAAGAAGAGGAAGAGGCAGAGGCCGTGGCAGGTGGAATGCACAGAATGGCAGGATTGGGGACAGAGACAGGTGTAGAATCTGCGGCCAGAGAGGTCATTGGTCTAGAGAGTGTCCGGACAACCCGAGTAACTTCCCCCAACAGCAGCAGTACCAAAATAACTTCCGACAGCAGCCACAGCAGAGCTATCCGCAGCAGAGGCAGAACTACAGAGAGCAACAACACACTTCTTCTTTTCCTCCCCCTCCGCCAACGGCAAGCTCCACAGCATAG